From the genome of Ananas comosus cultivar F153 linkage group 16, ASM154086v1, whole genome shotgun sequence, one region includes:
- the LOC109722446 gene encoding WD repeat-containing protein 43 isoform X2 translates to MGGEKSPSLLSSFTSDGDRFAVLSPDGTIRILDTLSGTVVAEWRDLYVDSTISYSCISCGYIGKKRKRDQKTFLLAIGTETGDVLAVDILTNQKRWVNSECHSGGVAALCFTKKGRILYSAGTDGMVYELNSDTGENIGQFNASKRSITSLTLSRDEKVMAVASNKTRLFSWEDKKELLKIPSDYGTVQYIAVSDDGDVAVSSVTGHKQLQMWSFDHENERSTAEFALSMQSIPIMLECRGSKKTDSLYVLSVSEKGIAYVWHLKSMSRDGVLRTKILVKSKKPILDEGKGGKKDRVPIVSAMLCYAEEDAQASVLVAFGSLDNLQFRFVEVNDSGKDIYLTADNEMSVDKTLRTHTDSNAEEIDGDIKSSNLGETTTPSQRKRAKKRMTPDSDTANEVREPVAEFDLDEPTMAEKLASLDLQNGENEKSDVEKASSPTIKPPSADSVHVLLKQALHADDHSLLLDCLYTRDEKVIANSISLLTPADVLKLLKSIMLMIQSRGAVLICVIPWLRSLLGQHASSIASQDSSLQLLNSLYQLIDSRISTFGSALQLSTCLDYLFVGICDDEADDEATTLPIIYEDKDSEEEEGEESEDGDAMETDDNEELGDVIDAPHYSDGSEVMSD, encoded by the exons ATGGGCGGAGAGAAGagcccctctctcctctcgtccTTTACATCCGATGGAGATCGCTTCGCCGTTCTATCCCCCGATGGAACCATCAGA ATATTGGATACCCTATCGGGAACAGTCGTTGCAGAATGGAGGGACCTATATGTGGATTCGACTATTTCGTATTCTTGCATTTCATGTGGTTACATTGGAAAGAAG CGCAAGAGAGATCAGAAAACTTTCTTACTTGCTATCGGTACAGAAACTGGTGATGTTTTGGCTGTAGATATTCTGACTAATCAGAAAAGATGGGTAAACAGCGAGTGCCACTCTGG TGGGGTTGCTGCTCTTTGTTTCACCAAAAAAGGCCGTATTCTTTATTCTGCTGGGACTGATGGCATGGTGTATGAACTGAATTCTGATACGGGAGAAAACATTGGGCAATTCAACGCTTCAAAGAGGTCAATTACTTCCCTAACCCTTTCAAGAG ATGAGAAAGTCATGGCTGTAGCTAGCAATAAAACACGGCTGTTCAGCTGGGAGGACAAAAAGGAGCTTTTGAAGATTCCTTCTGATTAT GGTACTGTTCAATACATAGCTGTATCAGATGATGGGGATGTTGCTGTTTCATCTGTGACTGGACACAAACAACTTCAAATGTGGTCTTTTGATCATGAAAATGAAAGGAGTACAGCTGAGTTTGCCCTTTCCATGCAAAGTATACCAATTATGTTGGAATGTAGAGGTTCTAAGAAGACAGATAGCTTATACGTTCTCTCAGTTTCAGAAAAAGGCATTGCTTATGTGTGGCATTTGAAAAGCATGTCTCGAGATGGAGTTCTGCGAACTAAAATCCTGGTTAAATCAAAAAAACCAATACTGGATGAAGGAAAAGGTGGCAAAAAAGATCGCGTGCCTATAGTTTCTGCTATGTTGTGTTATGCAGAGGAAGATGCACAAGCTTCAGTCCTTGTTGCCTTTGGTTCGCTTGATAATTTGCAGTTCAGATTTGTTGAGGTGAATGATAGTGGCAAAGATATCTACTTGACGGCTGATAATGAAATGTCAGTTGATAAAACACTGAGGACACATACAGATTCTAATGCAGAAG AAATTGATGGCGATATCAAAAGTTCTAATTTAGGAGAGACAACTACTCCAAGCCAGAGAAAAAGAGCAAAGAAGCGAATGACACCAGATTCAGACACTGCAAATGAAG TTCGTGAACCAGTGGCTGAATTTGATCTCGATGAGCCAACTATGGCTGAGAAACTAGCTAGCCTTGACTTGCAAAATGGTGAGAACGAAAAGAGTGATGTGGAAAAAGCATCATCTCCAACTATCAAGCCTCCTAGTGCAGATTCGGTGCATGTTTTGCTGAAACAAGCACTACATGCTGATGATCATTCGTTATTATTGGACTGTTTGTACACTAGGGATGAAAAG GTCATTGCAAATTCTATATCACTTTTGACTCCAGCAGATGTTCTCAAGCTTTTAAAATCCATTATGTTAATGATCCAATCAAG GGGTGCAGTATTAATCTGTGTAATTCCATGGCTAAGGAGTTTGCTTGGTCAACATGCAAGCAGTATAGCATCCCAAGACTCATCTCTACAACTCCTCAACTCTTTGTATCAG CTTATTGATTCGAGGATCTCAACATTTGGATCGGCTCTCCAACTTTCTACATGTCTAGATTACCTTTTCGTTGGG ATCTGTGACGACGAAGCTGATGATGAAGCAACCACCCTGCCCATAATTTATGAGGACAAGGACAgtgaagaggaggaaggagaagaatcTGAAGACGGAGATGCAATGGAAACTGATGATAATGAAGAGTTGGGAGACGTGATTGATGCTCCACATTATTCTGATGGAAGTGAGGTCATGAGTGATTGA
- the LOC109722446 gene encoding WD repeat-containing protein 43 isoform X1, producing MGGEKSPSLLSSFTSDGDRFAVLSPDGTIRILDTLSGTVVAEWRDLYVDSTISYSCISCGYIGKKRKRDQKTFLLAIGTETGDVLAVDILTNQKRWVNSECHSGGVAALCFTKKGRILYSAGTDGMVYELNSDTGENIGQFNASKRSITSLTLSRDEKVMAVASNKTRLFSWEDKKELLKIPSDYGTVQYIAVSDDGDVAVSSVTGHKQLQMWSFDHENERSTAEFALSMQSIPIMLECRGSKKTDSLYVLSVSEKGIAYVWHLKSMSRDGVLRTKILVKSKKPILDEGKGGKKDRVPIVSAMLCYAEEDAQASVLVAFGSLDNLQFRFVEVNDSGKDIYLTADNEMSVDKTLRTHTDSNAEEIDGDIKSSNLGETTTPSQRKRAKKRMTPDSDTANEEAVREPVAEFDLDEPTMAEKLASLDLQNGENEKSDVEKASSPTIKPPSADSVHVLLKQALHADDHSLLLDCLYTRDEKVIANSISLLTPADVLKLLKSIMLMIQSRGAVLICVIPWLRSLLGQHASSIASQDSSLQLLNSLYQLIDSRISTFGSALQLSTCLDYLFVGICDDEADDEATTLPIIYEDKDSEEEEGEESEDGDAMETDDNEELGDVIDAPHYSDGSEVMSD from the exons ATGGGCGGAGAGAAGagcccctctctcctctcgtccTTTACATCCGATGGAGATCGCTTCGCCGTTCTATCCCCCGATGGAACCATCAGA ATATTGGATACCCTATCGGGAACAGTCGTTGCAGAATGGAGGGACCTATATGTGGATTCGACTATTTCGTATTCTTGCATTTCATGTGGTTACATTGGAAAGAAG CGCAAGAGAGATCAGAAAACTTTCTTACTTGCTATCGGTACAGAAACTGGTGATGTTTTGGCTGTAGATATTCTGACTAATCAGAAAAGATGGGTAAACAGCGAGTGCCACTCTGG TGGGGTTGCTGCTCTTTGTTTCACCAAAAAAGGCCGTATTCTTTATTCTGCTGGGACTGATGGCATGGTGTATGAACTGAATTCTGATACGGGAGAAAACATTGGGCAATTCAACGCTTCAAAGAGGTCAATTACTTCCCTAACCCTTTCAAGAG ATGAGAAAGTCATGGCTGTAGCTAGCAATAAAACACGGCTGTTCAGCTGGGAGGACAAAAAGGAGCTTTTGAAGATTCCTTCTGATTAT GGTACTGTTCAATACATAGCTGTATCAGATGATGGGGATGTTGCTGTTTCATCTGTGACTGGACACAAACAACTTCAAATGTGGTCTTTTGATCATGAAAATGAAAGGAGTACAGCTGAGTTTGCCCTTTCCATGCAAAGTATACCAATTATGTTGGAATGTAGAGGTTCTAAGAAGACAGATAGCTTATACGTTCTCTCAGTTTCAGAAAAAGGCATTGCTTATGTGTGGCATTTGAAAAGCATGTCTCGAGATGGAGTTCTGCGAACTAAAATCCTGGTTAAATCAAAAAAACCAATACTGGATGAAGGAAAAGGTGGCAAAAAAGATCGCGTGCCTATAGTTTCTGCTATGTTGTGTTATGCAGAGGAAGATGCACAAGCTTCAGTCCTTGTTGCCTTTGGTTCGCTTGATAATTTGCAGTTCAGATTTGTTGAGGTGAATGATAGTGGCAAAGATATCTACTTGACGGCTGATAATGAAATGTCAGTTGATAAAACACTGAGGACACATACAGATTCTAATGCAGAAG AAATTGATGGCGATATCAAAAGTTCTAATTTAGGAGAGACAACTACTCCAAGCCAGAGAAAAAGAGCAAAGAAGCGAATGACACCAGATTCAGACACTGCAAATGAAG AGGCAGTTCGTGAACCAGTGGCTGAATTTGATCTCGATGAGCCAACTATGGCTGAGAAACTAGCTAGCCTTGACTTGCAAAATGGTGAGAACGAAAAGAGTGATGTGGAAAAAGCATCATCTCCAACTATCAAGCCTCCTAGTGCAGATTCGGTGCATGTTTTGCTGAAACAAGCACTACATGCTGATGATCATTCGTTATTATTGGACTGTTTGTACACTAGGGATGAAAAG GTCATTGCAAATTCTATATCACTTTTGACTCCAGCAGATGTTCTCAAGCTTTTAAAATCCATTATGTTAATGATCCAATCAAG GGGTGCAGTATTAATCTGTGTAATTCCATGGCTAAGGAGTTTGCTTGGTCAACATGCAAGCAGTATAGCATCCCAAGACTCATCTCTACAACTCCTCAACTCTTTGTATCAG CTTATTGATTCGAGGATCTCAACATTTGGATCGGCTCTCCAACTTTCTACATGTCTAGATTACCTTTTCGTTGGG ATCTGTGACGACGAAGCTGATGATGAAGCAACCACCCTGCCCATAATTTATGAGGACAAGGACAgtgaagaggaggaaggagaagaatcTGAAGACGGAGATGCAATGGAAACTGATGATAATGAAGAGTTGGGAGACGTGATTGATGCTCCACATTATTCTGATGGAAGTGAGGTCATGAGTGATTGA
- the LOC109721872 gene encoding monothiol glutaredoxin-S4, mitochondrial-like translates to MARSLASVAFNSVNSTVKTKVALGLGLQRWAKYSTRTGGDSDTHEDFRPASNLGISGISVHDVVQQDVKENPVMVYMKGVPDAPQCGFSALAVKVLQHYGVPISARNILENPELKEGVKAYSNWPTFPQVFIKGEFVGGSDIVLNMHQNGELKELLVDIGKESGES, encoded by the exons ATGGCTAGATCGTTGGCTAGCGTAGCCTTTAACAGCGTCAATTCGACGGTAAAAACGAAG GTGGCATTGGGATTAGGACTCCAGCGATGGGCGAAATACTCAACGAGGACAGGTGGAGATTCAGATACACACGAAGATTTCCGACCAGCCAGCAATCTTGGAATTTCGGGAATCTCCGTGCATGATGTTGTTCAGcag GATGTTAAGGAAAACCCAGTGATGGTATACATGAAGGGTGTTCCAGATGCTCCGCAGTGTGGATTCAGTGCTTTGGCTGTGAAAGTCTTGCAGCACTATG GAGTCCCTATAAGTGCAAGGAATATTCTAGAAAATCCCGAGCTAAAAGAGGGTGTAAAAGCCTATTC CAACTGGCCGACTTTTCCCCAGGTTTTTATAAAGGGGGAGTTCGTAGGAGGATCTGATATTGTTCTAAACATGCATCAG AACGGCGAACTCAAGGAATTGCTTGTGGACATCGGAAAAGAAAGCGGCGAATCCTAA
- the LOC109722421 gene encoding uncharacterized protein LOC109722421 — protein sequence MPKDRGTRSASFERHSRASPYPCSSSTRRSDSSHSQEPPEHALISTDTKEWEDVRCPVCMEHPHNAVLLLCSSHDKGCRPFMCDTSYRHSNCLDQYKKAFSGSKTSEGNAEDSLQNKLSCPLCRGLVNSWMVLEPARRYMNTKNRSCSMESCAFSGTYAELRKHARKDHPSGRPSEVDPERQRDWRRIEQQRDLGDLFSMFRSDTSADEELFGANSEREDFGGRVFAFPSFTLFLVVQVSQQGGTDNMQPTLRYRRSSPRNLRTVNRRGRRVFLWGEAFNEADTNGGVSSNVSNAVEDNADNDGVAEEGQHRRRRQRRMPHDEADDEDETLL from the coding sequence ATGCCTAAGGACAGGGGAACTCGTTCTGCATCCTTTGAACGGCATTCTCGTGCTTCTCCCTACCCTTGTAGTTCATCTACCAGAAGAAGTGATTCTTCACATTCACAGGAGCCACCCGAACATGCTCTTATATCCACTGACACTAAAGAATGGGAGGACGTCCGCTGCCCTGTTTGTATGGAGCACCCTCATAACGCGGTACTACTTCTCTGCTCTTCCCATGACAAAGGCTGCCGACCATTCATGTGCGACACGAGCTACCGGCATTCCAATTGCCTCGATCAGTACAAGAAGGCCTTCTCAGGATCCAAAACCTCTGAAGGGAATGCCGAGGACTCGCTTCAAAACAAACTCTCGTGCCCTTTATGCCGGGGGCTTGTCAACAGTTGGATGGTGTTGGAACCCGCTCGGCGGTATATGAATACCAAGAACCGTAGCTGCTCTATGGAGTCTTGTGCCTTCTCGGGGACGTATGCAGAATTAAGAAAGCACGCAAGGAAGGACCATCCGTCTGGGCGGCCTTCGGAGGTAGACCCTGAGCGGCAGCGGGACTGGCGGAGGATAGAGCAGCAACGGGATCTCGGGGATCTGTTCAGCATGTTCCGGTCGGATACCAGCGCGGATGAAGAGTTGTTTGGCGCAAACAGCGAGCGAGAGGATTTCGGAGGCCGGGTTTTCGCATTTCCCTCCTTCACCTTGTTTTTAGTTGTACAGGTTAGCCAGCAAGGAGGTACAGACAACATGCAGCCGACTTTAAGATACAGGAGAAGCTCCCCAAGGAATTTGAGGACTGTGAATCGCCGAGGAAGGCGAGTGTTTCTCTGGGGGGAGGCCTTCAATGAGGCGGACACGAATGGAGGAGTGAGCAGTAATGTTTCTAATGCCGTCGAAGATAATGCAGACAATGATGGAGTAGCTGAAGAGGGCCAGCATAGACGGAGGCGGCAGCGGAGGATGCCCCATGATGAAGCCGATGATGAGGACGAGACACTGTTGTGA